A window of the Nitrospirota bacterium genome harbors these coding sequences:
- a CDS encoding sensor domain-containing diguanylate cyclase translates to MKKVYVFEKNKLALKFLKDFFKGSREYSARFYTDEGKLKALKKGCHALILGAPDYAEKINLSEIQCPLIATVLDVTKGMRSIIKHNIESYLIYPFHKDDLEYKLRSVYEKRGWIEKLYTEKKDLEAIADITYHISSSLNPKEVLFFVVKRLSSIINVTRCSVLSIGVGEHTHATVVSSFEDPKIKDIKLDLKKYPEIRKALRIKKTVIVKDAMTDPIMKPIREIIKPIGIKSIVVIPVIFRDEVIGSLFLRTSRAGHIFTDREIKLCSAIAKASATALYNAFLFEKLSTEKAKLEKLAITDFLTGVYNIRYLYHRLDEEFSRSQRYNSPLSCIMFDIDYFKAVNDTYGHRIGDIVLREFAQLIKRHTRKSDVFARYGGEEFILLLSHTSLRGAVSEGKRLSRVVKEHRFKEIGDKRLTVSMGVSSCPHKRIKTQDDLITFADSALFEAKNKGRDKVVVFK, encoded by the coding sequence AAAAAGGCTGTCATGCCCTTATACTGGGAGCACCAGATTACGCAGAAAAAATAAATCTTTCAGAGATTCAGTGCCCTTTGATAGCAACGGTCTTAGATGTAACAAAAGGCATGAGAAGCATTATTAAGCATAATATCGAAAGCTACCTGATTTATCCATTTCATAAGGATGACCTCGAATATAAGCTCAGAAGTGTTTACGAAAAAAGAGGCTGGATCGAGAAACTCTATACAGAAAAAAAAGACCTCGAGGCTATAGCGGACATTACATACCACATCTCATCTTCCCTTAACCCGAAGGAGGTTTTGTTCTTTGTCGTAAAAAGGTTAAGCAGTATAATCAATGTAACAAGGTGCTCTGTCTTAAGCATAGGCGTTGGAGAGCATACACACGCAACTGTAGTTTCATCCTTTGAAGACCCAAAGATAAAGGACATAAAATTAGACCTCAAGAAATATCCTGAGATAAGAAAGGCACTCAGGATTAAAAAAACAGTTATTGTAAAGGATGCAATGACAGACCCCATTATGAAGCCTATCAGGGAAATCATTAAACCTATTGGGATAAAGTCCATTGTCGTTATACCTGTTATATTCAGGGATGAGGTTATAGGGTCGCTCTTTTTAAGGACATCGAGAGCAGGGCATATCTTTACGGATAGGGAGATTAAGCTCTGTAGTGCAATTGCAAAGGCATCTGCAACTGCCCTTTATAATGCATTTCTCTTTGAGAAGCTCTCTACTGAAAAGGCAAAGCTCGAAAAACTTGCCATAACAGATTTTCTGACAGGGGTTTACAACATCAGGTATCTTTACCATCGTCTGGATGAGGAATTCAGCAGGTCCCAGAGGTATAATAGCCCCTTAAGCTGTATCATGTTTGACATAGATTATTTTAAGGCAGTCAACGACACTTATGGTCACAGGATTGGCGATATAGTGCTAAGGGAGTTTGCCCAGCTTATAAAAAGGCACACGAGGAAGTCGGATGTGTTTGCCCGATACGGAGGCGAAGAGTTCATACTGCTTCTGTCTCACACATCGCTTCGGGGTGCAGTTTCAGAGGGTAAAAGACTAAGCAGGGTCGTAAAAGAGCACCGTTTTAAGGAAATCGGAGACAAAAGGCTCACTGTGAGCATGGGTGTTTCGTCCTGCCCGCATAAAAGGATAAAGACACAGGATGACCTTATAACCTTTGCAGATAGTGCACTATTTGAGGCAAAAAACAAAGGAAGAGATAAGGTCGTTGTCTTCAAATAA